In one Salvelinus fontinalis isolate EN_2023a chromosome 16, ASM2944872v1, whole genome shotgun sequence genomic region, the following are encoded:
- the LOC129812814 gene encoding HHIP-like protein 1, with product MLYCCDLLGRVWHSPIIWLYLLAFFIAPVFLHPQCLDFKPPFKPQDDLQFCAMYRNFGCCDSAKDKELMAKFYKIMDNFDYYGYASCAGYVQDLLCQECSPYAAHLFDAEDPSTPIKTLPGLCPDYCSQFWLKCRSTITLLSDDPQLAEAEPNQDRFCQHLELEDPDYCYPHLLSNEQLTQNLGRVRADPEGCLQLCLEEIANGLRNPLAMVYANDGTHRFFIAEQVGLVWTYLPDRSKLETPFLNITKAVLTSPWEGDERGFLGMTFHPNYKYNRKLYVYYSVEIGFDERIRISEFRVSPSDMNVVDHGSERIILEVDEPASNHNGGMVMFADDGYLYIFTGDGGMAGDPFGKYGNSQNKSALLGKVLRIDVDDNDRGPLYRIPSDNPFVHERGARPEVYAYGVRNMWRCSVDRGDPLTKEGKGRIFCGDVGQNKFEEIDIIEKGRNYGWRAKEGFSCYDKKLCTNSSLDDVLPIYAYPHKMGKSVTGGYVYRGCEYPNLNGMYIFGDFMSGRMMSLQENKNTGQWDYHEICMGMGLTCAFPGLINNYYQYIISFAEDEAGELYFMSTGVPSATSPTGVVYKLVDPSRRAPPRQCHYDPLPVRVKSKLIKFKPKETLTGVELPTKQPNLSPQEEPVRPHPTESAASESDKDWLQELMDILKEQEAAAVTTTLPPTTTTTKPPRHTRRKNRRKKGKHRSESGSASAAVPQNGVVRLAGDEQGRDDRGRVEIFANGEWGTVCDDLWNTKNAAVVCRQLGFRFALKASKHSEFGEGKSLRILLDDVQCEGTEESLLGCQHTGVGMHNCAHYEDAGVICGNSDYVDA from the exons ATGTTGTATTGTTGTGATTTACTCGGCCGTGTTTGGCACTCACCGATCATTTGGTTATATTTGTTGGCATTTTTTATAGCACCTGTGTTCTTACACCCACAATGTTTGGATTTCAAGCCCCCCTTCAAGCCTCAAGATGACCTCCAGTTCTGCGCAATGTACAGGAACTTCGGCTGCTGCGACTCTGCCAAGGACAAGGAATTGATGGCTAAATTCTATAAGATCATGGACAATTTCGACTATTATGGATATGCCAGCTGTGCTGGGTATGTGCAGGACCTTCTCTGCCAG GAATGCTCTCCATATGCAGCTCACCTCTTTGATGCTGAGGACCCCAGCACCCCTATCAAAACCCTCCCTGGCCTCTGCCCTGACTACTGTTCACAGTTCTGGCTCAAATGCCGTTCCACCATCACCTTGCTCTCCGACGACCCGCAGCTAGCCGAAGCCGAGCCCAACCAGGACCGCTTCTGCCAGCACCTGGAGCTGGAGGACCCAGACTACTGTTACCCACACCTTCTCAG CAACGAACAGCTGACACAGAACTTGGGCCGGGTGCGGGCCGACCCCGAGGGTTGCCTGCAGCTCTGCCTGGAGGAAATAGCCAATGGCCTGCGGAACCCTCTGGCCATGGTTTATGCCAACGACGGAACACACCGCTTCTTTATAGCAGAGCAG GTGGGTCTGGTGTGGACGTACCTGCCCGATCGCTCCAAGCTGGAGACGCCGTTCCTGAACATCACCAAGGCCGTTCTGACGTCGCCCTGGGAGGGGGACGAGAGGGGCTTCCTGGGCATGACCTTTCATCCCAACTACAAGTACAACAGGAAGCTATATGTATACTACTCCGTGGAGATTGGCTTCGATGAGAGGATCAGGATCAGCGAGTTCCGCGTCTCCCCCAGCGACATGAACGTGGTGGACCACGGGTCTGAGAG GATCATTCTGGAGGTTGACGAGCCTGCGTCCAATCACAACGGAGGAATGGTGATGTTTGCTGATGACGGTTACCTGTACATTTTCACTGGAGACGGGGGCATGGCTGGTGACCCCTTTGGGAAATATGGAAACTCTCAGAAcaa GTCAGCCCTGTTAGGCAAAGTTCTCCGGATCGATGTTGATGACAATGACAGAGGTCCCCTGTACAGGATCCCTTCCGACAACCCGTTCGTGCATGAGCGCGGGGCGCGCCCTGAGGTCTATGCTTACGGGGTGCGCAACATGTGGAG GTGTTCTGTGGACCGGGGGGACCCCCTGACTAAGGAGGGCAAGGGACGCATCTTCTGCGGGGACGTGGGACAGAACAAGTTTGAGGAGATTGACATCATAGAGAAGGGAAGGAACTACGGCTGGAGGGCCAAAGAGGGGTTCTCCTGTTATGACAAGAAGCTGTGCACCAACAGCTCTCTAG ATGATGTACTCCCCATCTATGCCTACCCTCACAAGATGGGCAAGTCTGTGACTGGTGGCTATGTGTACAGAGGCTGTGAATACCCCAATCTGAACGGCATGTACATATTTGGAGACTTTATGAGCGG GCGTATGATGAGCCTCCAGGAGAATAAGAACACAGGTCAGTGGGACTACCATGAGATCTGTATGGGCATGGGTCTGACCTGTGCTTTCCCTGGCTTAATCAACAACTACTACCAGTACATCATCTCATTTGCGGAGGACGAGGCAG GAGAACTGTACTTCATGTCAACTGGAGTGCCCAGTGCCACATCTCCCACCGGTGTGGTTTACAAACTGGTGGATCCCTCAAG ACGGGCACCGCCAAGACAATGCCACTATGACCCGCTGCCTGTCAGAGTGAAGAGCAAGCTCATCAAGTTCAAACCAAAGGAAA CATTAACAGGAGTTGAACTACCGACCAAGCAACCAAATCTCTCCCCGCAAGAAGAGCCCGTCAGACCCCATCCCACTGAGTCTGCAGCAAGCGAGTCCGACAAGGACTGGCTTCAGGAGCTCATGGACATTCTGAAGGAGCAAGAGGCTGCCGCCGTCACCACCACACTTCctccaaccacaaccacaaccaaacCACCCAGGCACACACGACGGAAAAATCGCAGGAAGAAGGGCAAGCATCGGTCAGAGAGCGGGTCGGCATCAGCAGCTGTGCCACAGAATGGGGTGGTGAGACTGGCGGGGGACGAGCAGGGGCGGGACGACCGGGGGAGGGTGGAGATATTCGCCAACGGGGAGTGGGGAACAGTGTGCGACGACCTGTGGAATACGAAAAACGCAGCAGTGGTTTGTCGACAGCTGGGGTTCCGGTTCGCCCTGAAGGCATCCAAACACTCTGAGTTTGGAGAAGGGAAGAGTCTCCGGATTCTTCTGGATGATGTACAGtgtgaggggacagaggagagccTGCTGGGCTGTCAACACACAGGCGTAGGTATGCATAACTGTGCCCATTACGAGGACGCAGGGGTGATATGCGGGAACTCGGACTACGTAGATGCCTAG